The Synergistaceae bacterium DZ-S4 genome segment ATTTCTTTCCGTCGAGTTCTACAGTCTGCCTGTTCTTCTCGTATGCTGTATCCACTCCGGTCGGAGTGAGGAACCCTCCGAGTCCCGCTCCCCCTGTCCTTATCCTTTCCACAAGAGTTCCCATTGGGTTGAGTTCGATGTCGATCTCGCCTTTCGCGAACATTTCCTGTGCGATCGCGTTGAGTCCCATATGCGATATGACCATTGAACTCACCTGCCTGTTGACGATAAGCCTTGCAACTCCAACAGGTCCCGGGACCTTAGGGTTGCAGTGGCTGGCGTCCACGCATATGACCCTGATGCTCCTGGTGCCCATGTCGTGCAGCGCGTCGATGACTGTGTAGGGCACCCCGCCGTAGTTGAATCCGCCCAGCATTATCGTGGTGCCTTCCCTTACCTTGCCTGCTGCCTCTTCCGGGGTTATTATTGGTTTGATAAAAGGTTTGGTCATCTTTGCAGCTACACTCCTTTCTCTTTTTTGAAGATTAGGAGAGAGTTTCATGGCAACCGAACATTATGTCAAGTAGGGGCTGCAATATTAAGAATTTTCAATTTTTCGAGGGAGGCTTTCAAATTGTCCCGAAGGGATAAATTGCTGAAAATGATAGAGAAACTTGTTTCCATACCCAGCGTCACAGAGAGCCCGGATGAGAGCGCTCCGGGGATCTGGATCAGGGAAAGGCTGGAAAAGCTTCCTTACTTTATCGAAAAAAAAGAGCACCTGATATGGGCTGAAACACAGCTCGAAGGGACCGCTCAAAAGCTGCATTCATTAGTGACGAGGGTCGATGCCGCAGTGCCCACGGCAAGAACAGTACTCCTCATAGGCCATTACGATGTGGTGGGAGTCAACGTCTACGGCGGGATGGCAAAGGACGCCTTTGATGTAAAAAAAATGACGGAACATTTCAATGTCGATAATGAAGATGTTATCTACGGACGCGGCACTATGGATATGAAGTGCGGCATTGCGCTTGAACTGGACATTATTGAAGAATTTGCGGCAAACAGGGACCTTTATGACGTGAATATAGTGGCAGCCTTCGTTGGCGATGAGGAAAACGCATCAGCGGGAATGAGGGGAGTCCTTCCCATACTGTCAGGCATGAAGGAAGACGGGACCGACTTCCTTGCCGTAATAAACACTGAGCCGGGTGAGGCAGGCTATCCGGGCGAAAGCGGCCCTGCCATATTCTTTGGAACGCTGGGTAAGATAATGCCCAGCTTCTACGTA includes the following:
- a CDS encoding CoA transferase subunit A, with protein sequence MTKPFIKPIITPEEAAGKVREGTTIMLGGFNYGGVPYTVIDALHDMGTRSIRVICVDASHCNPKVPGPVGVARLIVNRQVSSMVISHMGLNAIAQEMFAKGEIDIELNPMGTLVERIRTGGAGLGGFLTPTGVDTAYEKNRQTVELDGKKFILERPLKADIAFIRAYMADEAGNLIYYGTGRNFNPVMATAADIVIAEVDKVVPIGEIDPNNVVTPGIFIDALVLKGGNCYAART